From Cuculus canorus isolate bCucCan1 chromosome W, bCucCan1.pri, whole genome shotgun sequence:
tggatttctgtaggaaaaatgccttcttcaccttcGCTAATGATTGACACTGCCACTGTTTGCATCCACAGTTGAGCCTGGATGCAACTGAGAGCCAAAGAGATATTGCTTTGGGCCACATCGAGTGTGTCTAGAATTAGTTCATGATCTTCTACGTtcatcttttcccattttggtAATACGTTGGACAACAGCCACTGATGCATTCCCAAAGGCTAAAGGGAAGATCGTAAAGGCTCTTGCATTTTTGCCAAATCATAAGTTGTGGCAGCCAATTTGTTCAATAATACCTCTGAATCAATGCTATTCAGAACCCCCAATCTGGTTTCCAAAACACCAGTCAGGTCTCTCGGTATTCGTCTCTGGGAAGACCTACACAGTCAAGTAGTCCATCCCTCATAAGAGGTGCATAAAAAGGGAGAACAGGCAGGTTGAATTTCCGAGACACTATTTTGCATCAGCAATTCAAAGCTTTTGAGAGACCATTCTGGTTTAAATAACATTTGTTGTTGGCTGGTGTTTCCAATTACAAATGGTCCAATCTCATAAATCCTTGGTTGAAGTGTTATTTTGGGAGGAAATGTAGGTATTAAAACTTCTATTATTAATTCCCCCCAATGTctggtgttattttttccacacaTGACCTTATGAGAAAATCTTACTGCGGTGAAATTTAACCAACAGTCCAAATTTTGGGTTCTGCATGGTAGAATAAGGCCATGTGGTCCAATACCATAGCTGTTTACTGGCTCAACTAGGGATTCAGTCATTAACTgacatttcacagaaatgtcaTCACCTGGAGTAACGACAAAGACAGAGACTGCTTCtttattgtttaaaacaaaggaaatatctCTACCTTGGTGTGTGAGTATTGTAACGAGTTTTGGGTTGGTTACGACAATCATTCTGAATTTCTGAGTTAGACCCAATAATGTTGGTCGAGTTTTGGGGTCGAGTTTCCAACTGcacactgcagagaaagaattaACCATAGTAAAATTGAGCCAGCGATCACCTTGTTCTTTCTTACAGGATTGGGTAACCTCTACATTAATGTCACTCAGGTTCCTGAAAGTATTGTTGCCAGTAAAATTCTGTCGGCAACACAAGATAAAAGTATCTTGTCTAATACATTTCCAGTCCTCAGTAGGAcatatttcttccaaaatgcTGGGGTGAATTTTGGATGTCATTTTGAAATCTAAAAAATTGCCAACAATTGTAATAGAAGAGGTTTTTTCATATTGAAAACCAGGTTCCACTTTTCTGCATCACACCTGAATTTTTTCGTGTTACAGTTAGGAGGTGTAATGCAGCAAAGTATGAACAACCTAATCAAAATTTTGTAGGCCATTTTCAGATTTAAGTCTTcaatttttattcatgtttctTCCATAGAAATTCTTAAAGTCCCACGAGGTtctcctgcaaaacaaaaaataaaagacttgcCCTTTTCAGGCAAAAAGGAATTAAGATGATGGACAATCCAGTGGGTATTAATCCTGTGTTCCTTTCCCAGGGCATTGGTGGCTATCCATGCATATTTACTCTTCCCACAGTAGGGAGTTCCACCAGAACTGGTTGTCCTGAGAAATAGGATGATAAAAACCATGTCTTTGACATCTATTGTTGCCATAGTCAGATGAGCCTTTTCTTGAAAAGATGTTATCAGTTCTGCTAAATTTGGGACTGTGGCAGTCAAAGGGTCAGTATTGGCATTTAGCCTTCGAAAATCAACTGTAAGCCGCCACTTTCCATTAAGCTTTTTCACTGGCCATACAGGGGAGTTGAAAGGAGAATCAGTATTTATCACAAATCAATGTTCTTTCATCTCCTGCATAACGGGTTTTATACCCTCCTTAGCTCCCAAAGGAAGGGGGTACTGCTTGACATTAGTGATCTTGCTAAACGGTAGCGGTGGAGCTTCTTGCAACAATCTGATGTGCAGTTGGGGTATCCTGAAAAAACAGAGTAGTCCTTCAGTATCCTCCCACTGTTTTCCCTTAAGGACATCTATCTCTAACAAGTTAAAAGGAATATTACCCATCACCATTACAACAGTAATCGGGCTCTCTTCCCCCGGCAGGGTTAATTTTACCAGAGCGACATTCATGATCTCTGTTGACCCCAAAGCATTTGGCACGGATAGATTTCACCTTAAGGGAGAAACTCCACACCTCTTAGCATCCTCCTCAGTCAGGGCAGAAATCTCTGCACCTGTATCAATTAAAAAGGTCACTGGTGAACGCTGAGGTCCCACAACAGCTGTGATTAACgtctcccttttctgttttagtgaGTTGCCGAATATAAATCCATTCTCCATTTCCCCGCCCACCACTAGGAAATGGAGATTCTAGTTTCCCCGCTCTGGGGAAAAAGTTTGCTTCGATGCCTTGTCTGCACTGTCAACGAAAGTGGGGGCTGAAGCCATGACAGGTTCactttctttcacagaagaagaagaatgtgGTTTTAGCACACACCACTGGGTTACCAGTTTGCTCAATTTATCCAAAGGTAAACCATCCATTAAATCCTTAggaattccttttttaaagccCTAAATGCCACCAATCAAGTCAGGCCCAAATGAATTTAGGTTGTGACTGTTCTTTGGCAACGTCCAGTTTTACTGGGATGGGGGAGTGCATTTTTAACTCCTACATGTCAGATGCCCCTTGATCTTTCCTCCAAAGGCTTCACAAGACAGTATTTTCTACTGTAATCAATTAATTCTTGTGCTACCTCCCCCCATGCCCAGACTTTAGGTCTAGCGTGAGGTCTGTTACCTAGCAGGGTAACTGGCATTGAAAAGTCGGAGGAATTTGCATAAGAGTCTGTAACGGTACTGCCTGCATTTCTGCTATTATCACCTCTGCGCATAAAACCCTTCCAACCTCTCCACAGGACCCATTGACGCTATGGTTCTCTGGAGACTTATCCCCGTGGATTTAAGTGTCTCGGGGAGTCCCCTTATCAACGGAGTCATAATTTCAAGGTTAACAGTCAACATCAATGGTGATTCGCATCCAGGAATTAACTTTCTCTCATGTATCATTTGTAGGCAAGCATCTTTGTGTACGCTTTCTATTAATTGGTCAGCTGTGCCTATTATTGCCAAGGGGTCTCCCCTATCCAGAGGGTTCAACCCTCCAGCCCAGTAAGCAGCACGCTGAGTTAAGGACCATATGGCCCGGCGGTCGCCTGTTGTTAAGAAAACTCCGTGGCCCCAGTAACCCTCGGCCTCCTTTTTGCTCAGTTGAATTTGGTCACCCCCAGCTAAAGACACACGCCACACGTATTCTGTTTCAGATTCTTTGATAAGATGCCCATATTCCTTTTTCAACTTTGCCAGTTCAGTGGCAGAATAGGGCGTTTCCTTGGTGGTTATGCGGGGGTCTGTATCTTCATCATTAAgataagaaaattcagttttgattaaGGGTCTTAAGTGAAGGGGATTTTTGTCAAgttttctcatctcttccaaTTCCTTTTGTAGATACATCGGGTTAATTTGATGGATAACCTTTTCCTCAGATCCCAATGATACTATATCCTGTGAACTACTGTTCTGTGAATTAGTGGTACTGATAGCACGATTTTCTTCAAGAGCAACCCTTAATGAATGGATTTATTCTTCCTTGCGCTCTAATTCTTTTTCCAGATTGGAAATTGTTACTTGGTGGCAGTGCACCAGGTTTtctaaggattctatgatttttttcttcatcactaTGTTGCCTAAGATGGTCTCTAATGGCTGCAACCAAGCTGGCACCCAAACCAGAGCATAATATTGCCCTGTTTTTTCCTGGTAGTAGAAACTTAACCTTAGCCTCCTtctgcagtaaagaaattcGGTCCAATATGCTCTGCaaatttttccagttctctcgAGCCAAATCCTCCCCAATAGGAGAGGGTCAAACACCATATTTAgccaaaaatgcaaaaaataaatctctatCATTAATCAGCATTAATCTCTGTTCTCCTGTTCTTCAGTCATCATTGTTTTGTCCTgactcagaaacaaaacagtctcaggaacaacagcaaaaccaactCAAATCCACTTGAGAAAGTTAGATACTTGCTGATGGCCACTCTTACCCTTTCTCAAGtgtcactaaaataaaaattttactcCCCTTTTTTGCACTCTAAGTTCCAATAGCCAGAATCCCAATGGAGTCCTCAAAAACTGAGTTTGGAGGGCTTTTTACCCCTCCGACTCTATCAGGATCTTGTCCGTGATGCCAATTTATGTCACGGTCCACTTGTAAGTGGACGTGTGATGGTTCTTTTCAGCTACGATCTcagagtgcaaaaagaaagcaaagcaataattcaacaagTCAGGGAGTTAAATCACAGTAACTTTTGGAACTTTATTAATCGTACCTGTAAAGCGGCTTGcaatagaaagagagagagaataaggaaaaggacggggagaaaagggaaggaaaaggggggttATAGCTACCACCACGGGTCCACAGACGTCTCTGGGGTCCCAGTCCAGAAGGcgttcctctgcttctgtcttcgaTCAATGTGATCTCACGGTGGGGAAGATCTTTgaaattcagctgctccagagctgtcttttatgctagTCAATACACCTGGTTCCTCCTTGCGATCCACCTTTGTCCCACCTCAGTCCTGTGGAGGCATGCCAAACTCCACCTGACAGGTCACACATGCCaagagaggagtgtctgaggtGTGGTTGGCTTTGGAGGCAGGTCTCGTCCCCCTTGTGCATGCGCTCCTCCTGGCGGTGGTGGTCAACATGGGGTCCCTGATGAAGGCTAGTAGTCATCCTCACCTTGAACTTTGGATGACTTGTCCTTGCCCATGCTCTGTTGGGATATGGGTCTGTGGTAAGTCCCATTGTTAATTTTCCTGTCTCACTTCACAATAGCGGTcttgcttcatggatctttcacaatagtgGGGCTTAgagacaggtacaaagcattcATCCTGTACCAGCTTTGACAGGTACAAAGCATACCAGCTTTGGCCATTATCACAAGGCTTGCACCTGTGGTTTAGCCCCTGATgggaaatgttgagacagaaatcgaTCCTTTGACCGACCCTTACAGTGCTAGGGAAGATTATGGAGTGGTTCTTCTTGAATTCACTCACCAGGCTGTGAATGTTATTTACCTCAGCTTTAGTAAAGACAGGTGTGCTCTTGCTCTTcgctgggttaaaaactggctggatggctgagtgcagagagttgtggtgaatggagctaaatccagttgaCAGCTGGTCACAAGAgatgttccccagggctcagtgttgggcccagtcttgtttaatatctttatcaatgatctgggtGAGGAGATCGAGTGCatcctcagtaagtttgcagatgacaccaaatcgGGCAAGAGTGTTGATCTGGAAGGAAGGCTCTGTAGAGGGATcttgacaggctggatccatgggctaAGGTaaattgtatgaggtttaacaaggccatgtgtcctgcatttgggtcacaacaaccccatgcaatgccACAGGCTTgtggaagagtggctggaaagctgcttggtgGAAAAAGACCTGAGGTTACTGGTTGACAGCCGGCTGACTATGAGCcatcagtgtgcccaggtggccaagatggccaacagcatcctggcttgtattagaaatggtgcggccagcaggagcagggaagtgatcgtGCCCTGTATTTGGCACTGGTAAGGTCACGCCTCAAACACTGTGTGTAGTTTTtggcccctcactgcaagaaagacatcgaGTTGCTGGAGCAtgcccagaggagggcaatgaagctgctgaGGAGTCTGAAGCACAAggcttatgaggagcagctgagggaactggagttgtttagtctggaggagagaaggctgaggggagaccttattgctctctacaactacctgaaagaaggttgcagagaggtggctgttggtctcttctcccatataagaagtgataggatgagaggaaatggtctcaagttgcatcaggggaggtttagatttgatattaggaaaaaattctttactgaaagagtagtgaagcattggaacaggctgcccagggaagtgatggagtctctgtccctggaggtattcaaaaaacatgtagacgtggcatttcaggacatggtttaataggcatggTGATattgggctgacggttggacttgatgatcttagaggtcttttccagcctcagtgattctatgattctatccatGCAGAGGTAGTCAGTCCTGTGACTCTGggcattttcccttttattcagTTGGACGCCGTCAATTTAGAGCTAATTTAAAACACTATaccctccccccatccccccccaaattctttcttttaaacttttgtCATCTATTAGCAGTATGTACTCTCCTTCTTCACTCTGGACTGAAACTCTGTTTATGAATCACACCAGGCATCACTTGCTGATTTTCAACTCAGCCTATGTTTTAGTGGAGGGTGAGGACATTGAGCAgctctgtgatatttttttggTAATGTGCTTTGAGCTCTGCACATACAAGTACTAGGTTTCCACAGTCTACTGCAGTTGCAGCCAGTACTGGAGTCCAGAAGGCACTGATCAAGTACTGTCCCTAAAGCTGTTCAGGAAAGCAATACAGATATGGGATGAGATAGGGTCATGTTTCAAGGCCTCTTGTTGACTAGGATGGGGCATATTGAATAGCTCTGTGTTTTGGTAGCAAACATTTAAGTGTTCTGTAATACAATCCCTGCAGATGTACCAAAATATCTCCGTGATAATGCAACTCAAACAGCAATCTATTGACTAGATTGGCTAAACAGATAACATGATATCTGATTATTGGATCAGTGTATCGTTTTGGGAGCAAAAAGTGGTAGGACCTGAAAGTGACTTACATGGGATGCTGGGAGTTGTAGGCAACACACGGGAAGTATCCAGCTGACTCACTACAAGCCTTTTGAAGAGTGGTACAACTATGTTTTTGCTACTAGTTGGAAGACAGGTGGTGGAAAAATGATTTGTCAAACGATTTTTTGTGAAAGTCTTCTGTGTGTGGtggattatttcatttttactccTATAATAATTTTGGGCTTTTAAGCTGAGTTTATAAAGCTAAACATACTGTCTGGAAAACCCCtttgaaaacagtgtttcaaTATCACAAAGGATTTCTCAGGAAGCCCTACAGAAACCTTTCCAGCATGCAGCAGTGTCTTTGCTTCTGATTGAGTTGCTGTAGATCTGACAGAAGATGCCTGGACTGGGGATTACACAGCTGAGCTGAGGGTCAGAAGTGTCACTGTTTCCTAAGTCTTCTGCAACTTGAAGCAAGACACTGCCGGCTCCTCTCCAGCAAAATATGAGATTAATGCTGACGGCTTCTCTTATGAGAAAAGCCCATAGCACTTCTGCATTATTGCATTACCTCGTTTCTCAAAAATTAGTTTGATCTTGGTTCTGTGGCATTTCTACCTCTGCTTCCAGAGTCTGGAGTTCCCCTGGACATTTTTATTGATGCCTACCTGTATCTTGCAATGGGATAAGAGCATCCTCCTAAGATTTTGAAGCAGGGGTATTATGGCAGTGGTTTCTACATCATTGCCTTACGCACTGATGAGCTCTTTGCAGCATGATGTGGTTGACAGAAGTTCCCCAACTCAGAGTGACTAGGCAAATATTCAGATAATTccacaaaattttttttttagtctaaGGTTGTACCTTGGGGTCAGCAAGTCTTTGAGATGCAGTAGCAGAGGTTAAGAGTGTATACTAGGGAGAGAgcatatacatttttttgtcctgttcttgttcttttttactTAATAGCCATTATTGACCACTGCCAAAGACAAGAAACTGGGATAAATGGGCATTGGTCCTGACCCAGAGGCTGTGATTATAAACAGCCCTCCTGAGACCCCTCTCACTGCATTCACTGGCTGCATAAATAACTTTGGGCCATTGCACTCTGTTCTGAGAGCCTCAGCCGTGTATCTAAAGTGAGGTGGAAGGAATCACTCTCCAGGTCTGTTCTAGTCTGATCACTTATATTCATGCAACACATTCCCTCAAAGTCCTCACATCCATGTCCATGCGCTAGCAACAGAAAGTCGATTGCTGCACGATTCTGTAACATTGCATGTCTCATAGAATCAATGTCACTTGCCAGTTGTGTCAAGATCTCCAATGTCGTGTTCATCTGTTTGGCCAACCAACATGCCATTCTGTTCAGCTGCGTCagtgcctttgctgctgctgcttgtggaACCAGGAGGCTTGCTGCAATCATCTCCTTGATTCCATagctgcaaagggatctgaacaggctggactgctgggccgagaccaatgggatgaggtttaacaaggccaaatgccgggtcctgcacttggggcacaacaaccctatgcagcgctacagactgggggaagaatggctggagagctgcacggaagagaaggacctgggggtgctggttgacagccgactgaacatgagccagcagtgtgcccaggtggccaagaaggccaacggcatcttggcttgtatcagaaatggggtcaccagcaggtccagggaggtgattctccctctgtactcagcactggtgagaccgcaccttgagtactgtgttcagttctggacccctcaccacaagaaggatgttgaggctctggagcgtgtccagagaagagcaacgaagctggtgagggggctggagaacaagtcatacgaggagcggctgagagagctggggttgtttagcctggagaagaggaggctgaggggagaccttattactctctacaactacctgaaaggaggttgtggagaggagggagctggcctcttctcccaggtgacaggggacaggacaagagggaatggcctgaagctccgtcaggggaggttcaggttggatatcagaaaaaaattcttcacagtaagagtcattgggtactggaacaggctgcccagggaggtggtcgagtcgccttccctggaggtgtttaaggaacgggtggatgaagtgcttagggacatggttt
This genomic window contains:
- the LOC128850210 gene encoding LOW QUALITY PROTEIN: uncharacterized protein LOC128850210 (The sequence of the model RefSeq protein was modified relative to this genomic sequence to represent the inferred CDS: substituted 1 base at 1 genomic stop codon), with protein sequence MYLQKELEEMRKLDKNPLHLRPLIKTEFSYLNDEDTDPRITTKETPYSATELAKLKKEYGHLIKESETEYVWRVSLAGGDQIQLSKKEAEGYWGHGVFLTTGDRRAIWSLTQRAAYWAGGLNPLDRGDPLAIIGTADQLIESVHKDACLQMIHERKLIPGCESPLMLTVNLEIMTPLIRGLPETLKSTGISLQRTIASMGPVERLEGFYAQRPHARPKVWAWGEVAQELIDYSRKYCLVKPLEERSRGIXHVGVKNALPHPSKTGRCQRTGFKKGIPKDLMDGLPLDKLSKLVTQWCVLKPHSSSSVKESEPVMASAPTFVDSADKASKQTFSPERGN